One window of the Reyranella humidisoli genome contains the following:
- a CDS encoding TRAP transporter substrate-binding protein, with amino-acid sequence MQRRKFIRTAGIGTAAVAATSTLAAPAIAQSSPELKWRMASSFPKALDTIFGSGELFTKYVSDATDGKFQIRLFAAGEIVPGLQVADAVQNGTVEMGHTASYYYVGKDLTFALDCAVPFGLNARQQDAWWNWGGGRQAMNEFFKDYNIHSIPCGNTGAQMGGWFRKEIKTVDNLKGLKFRVSGFAGEVLSKLGVVPQQIAGGDIYPALEKGTIDAAEWVGPYDDQKLGFNKVAPHYYYPGWWEAGPQLSAYVNLAKWAELPKSYQAIVEAAAAKAHTSMLSQYDAQNPKAVRELVASGTKLLPFSPQILEACFNATNDVFAQLNEKNPKWKKIFETWKPFRGEEVLWFRVAENTLDNFMARQSAAGKL; translated from the coding sequence ATGCAACGTCGTAAATTCATCCGCACGGCCGGCATCGGCACGGCTGCGGTCGCCGCCACCAGTACGCTGGCCGCACCGGCCATCGCGCAGTCGTCGCCCGAGTTGAAGTGGCGCATGGCGTCGAGCTTCCCGAAGGCTCTCGACACGATCTTCGGTTCGGGTGAACTGTTCACGAAATACGTGTCCGACGCGACAGACGGCAAGTTCCAGATCCGCTTGTTCGCCGCGGGTGAGATCGTCCCCGGCCTGCAGGTCGCCGACGCCGTGCAGAACGGCACCGTCGAGATGGGCCACACCGCGTCCTACTACTATGTCGGCAAGGACCTGACCTTCGCTCTGGACTGCGCCGTGCCGTTCGGACTGAACGCCCGCCAGCAGGATGCCTGGTGGAACTGGGGCGGTGGTCGTCAGGCGATGAACGAGTTCTTCAAGGACTACAACATCCACTCGATCCCGTGCGGCAACACGGGCGCGCAGATGGGCGGCTGGTTCCGCAAGGAAATCAAGACGGTCGACAACCTCAAGGGTCTGAAGTTCCGGGTCAGCGGCTTTGCGGGCGAAGTGCTCTCGAAGCTCGGCGTTGTGCCGCAGCAGATCGCCGGCGGCGATATCTATCCGGCGCTCGAGAAGGGCACGATCGACGCGGCGGAATGGGTCGGTCCGTACGACGACCAGAAGCTCGGCTTCAACAAGGTGGCGCCCCACTATTACTATCCCGGCTGGTGGGAAGCCGGTCCGCAGCTTTCGGCCTACGTGAACCTCGCCAAGTGGGCGGAACTGCCGAAGTCGTATCAGGCGATCGTCGAGGCCGCCGCCGCCAAGGCACACACGTCGATGCTCTCCCAGTACGATGCGCAGAACCCGAAGGCGGTTCGCGAACTGGTGGCGTCCGGCACCAAGCTGCTGCCGTTCTCGCCCCAGATTCTCGAAGCGTGTTTCAACGCCACCAACGACGTGTTCGCGCAGCTGAACGAGAAGAACCCGAAGTGGAAGAAGATCTTCGAGACGTGGAAGCCGTTCCGCGGCGAGGAGGTTCTCTGGTTCCGAGTGGCCGAGAACACGCTCGACAATTTCATGGCGCGTCAGTCGGCGGCCGGAAAGCTCTGA
- the recO gene encoding DNA repair protein RecO: protein MDWSDEGIVLAARAHGETGLVVSLLTREHGRHSGFVPGGISRRARPVWQSGNLVEVGWRGRLPEQLGNYSGELREPHAARAMDDATELAGLAAACAVIDAALPDREPHPAMFDGFRAFLGSLGHPGWPTIYVRLELGLLQELGFGLDLEKCAATGSTDNLAFVSPRTGRAVCREAAGPYKEKLLALPAFLSTGGLPADDEELRQGLDLTGFFLERHVFWPHNKPLPPARSRFMESLQR from the coding sequence ATGGACTGGAGCGACGAAGGCATCGTGCTCGCGGCGCGGGCTCACGGGGAAACCGGCCTCGTCGTGTCGTTGCTGACGCGCGAGCATGGACGCCATTCGGGCTTCGTGCCGGGTGGCATCTCGCGCCGCGCCCGTCCGGTCTGGCAATCCGGCAACCTGGTCGAGGTCGGCTGGCGGGGGCGACTTCCCGAGCAACTCGGCAATTACTCGGGCGAACTGCGCGAGCCGCATGCGGCACGCGCAATGGACGATGCCACCGAGCTGGCGGGGCTGGCGGCGGCTTGCGCCGTTATCGATGCCGCCTTGCCGGATCGCGAGCCCCATCCGGCCATGTTCGATGGATTCCGGGCCTTCCTGGGCTCGCTCGGGCATCCGGGATGGCCGACCATTTACGTCCGGCTGGAACTGGGCCTGCTGCAGGAGCTGGGCTTCGGGCTCGACCTGGAGAAATGCGCCGCCACGGGCTCGACCGACAACCTCGCCTTCGTCTCGCCCCGGACCGGGCGCGCCGTCTGCCGTGAGGCCGCCGGCCCCTACAAGGAGAAGCTGCTGGCCCTCCCGGCATTTCTATCCACTGGCGGGCTGCCGGCTGATGATGAGGAACTGCGGCAAGGACTCGATCTGACGGGCTTTTTCCTCGAACGGCACGTGTTTTGGCCGCACAACAAGCCCTTGCCTCCCGCACGGTCGAGATTTATGGAATCGCTCCAACGCTAG
- the parC gene encoding DNA topoisomerase IV subunit A → MAKRNNVVQLAEVKPVQFGQALSERYLSYALSTIMSRSLPDVRDGLKPVHRRLMYAMRQLRLDPNSAFKKSARVVGDVIGQYHPHGDQSIYDALVRLAQEFAARYPLIEGQGNFGNIDGDNPAAMRYTEARLTEVAEALLGGIDENAVDFRPNYDGSTEEPIVLPGGFPNLLANGAAGIAVGMATSIPPHNVGELCDALLHLIKTPNSRIETLVDLVKGPDFPTGGILVEPRESIVEAYRTGRGAFRLRARWEVEQLPRGQYRIVVTQIPYQVQKGRLIERIAEIINAKKLPILEDVRDESADDVRIVLEPKTGNVPAELLMEQLFKLSDLETRFPLNLNVLDKDNTPRVMDLREALQAFLDHRREVLVRRSTFRLAAIERRLEILEGYLIAYLNLDKLIKIIREEDEPKPKMIKAFGLTDLQAEAILNMRLRALRRLEEFEIRGEHKKLSGERKDLKALLKSEELQWDAIADEVRETKKKFGGKTELGRRRTELADAPAEIEHTMDDFVEREPVTIVLSEKGWIRAAKGHLDDKAAGELKYKEGDAARFAVHAQSTDKILVFATNGRFYTLGCDRLPSARGHGEPIRLMIELGNDQDIIQLEVLKGGRKFLVASDAGRGFIVPEDEVVAQTKNGKGVLNLADKEKAQAFAIVPEGANSVAVLSEGRKLLIFPIDQVPEMGRGRGVLLQKSKGDQLSDAQAFVLSEGLPWGNRTIPAVELKFWRGERAQAGRMPEKGWPRAKRFKD, encoded by the coding sequence ATGGCAAAGCGCAACAACGTCGTCCAACTGGCCGAGGTAAAGCCGGTGCAATTCGGGCAGGCGCTCTCCGAGCGCTACCTGTCCTATGCGCTGTCGACCATCATGTCGCGATCGCTGCCGGACGTGCGCGACGGGCTGAAGCCCGTGCACCGCCGCCTGATGTATGCGATGCGCCAGCTCCGGCTCGATCCGAACAGCGCCTTCAAGAAGAGCGCCCGCGTCGTCGGCGACGTGATCGGCCAGTATCATCCGCACGGCGACCAGTCGATCTACGACGCGCTGGTGCGCCTCGCCCAGGAATTCGCCGCGCGCTATCCGCTGATCGAGGGGCAGGGCAACTTCGGCAACATCGACGGCGATAACCCCGCCGCGATGCGTTACACCGAGGCGCGCCTCACCGAGGTCGCCGAGGCGCTGTTGGGCGGCATTGACGAGAATGCCGTCGACTTCCGGCCCAACTACGACGGCTCGACCGAGGAGCCGATCGTTCTGCCGGGCGGCTTCCCGAACCTGCTGGCCAATGGCGCGGCCGGCATCGCCGTCGGCATGGCGACATCGATCCCGCCGCACAATGTCGGCGAGCTCTGCGACGCGCTGCTGCATCTCATCAAGACGCCGAACTCGCGCATCGAGACGCTGGTCGACCTGGTCAAGGGCCCGGACTTCCCGACCGGCGGCATCCTGGTCGAGCCGCGCGAATCGATCGTCGAGGCCTACAGGACCGGCCGCGGCGCCTTCCGCCTGCGCGCCCGGTGGGAAGTCGAGCAGCTCCCGCGCGGCCAGTACCGCATCGTCGTCACCCAGATTCCCTATCAGGTGCAGAAGGGCCGGCTGATCGAGCGGATCGCCGAGATCATCAACGCCAAGAAGCTGCCGATCCTCGAGGACGTGCGCGACGAATCGGCCGACGACGTGCGTATCGTGCTGGAGCCGAAGACCGGCAACGTCCCGGCCGAGCTGCTGATGGAGCAGCTCTTCAAGCTCAGCGATCTCGAGACGCGCTTCCCGCTGAACCTCAACGTGCTCGACAAGGACAACACGCCGCGCGTGATGGACCTGCGCGAGGCGCTGCAGGCCTTCCTCGATCACCGGCGCGAGGTGCTGGTCCGGCGTTCGACCTTCCGGCTGGCCGCGATCGAGCGCCGACTCGAGATCCTCGAAGGCTACCTGATCGCCTATCTGAACCTCGACAAGCTGATCAAGATCATCCGCGAGGAAGACGAGCCCAAGCCCAAGATGATCAAGGCGTTCGGGCTCACCGACCTGCAGGCCGAGGCGATCCTGAACATGCGGCTGCGTGCCCTGCGCCGGCTCGAGGAATTCGAGATCCGCGGCGAGCACAAGAAGCTGAGCGGCGAGCGCAAGGACCTCAAGGCCCTTCTGAAGAGCGAAGAGCTGCAGTGGGATGCGATCGCCGACGAGGTGCGCGAGACCAAGAAGAAGTTCGGCGGCAAGACCGAACTCGGCCGTCGCCGCACCGAGCTGGCCGATGCGCCGGCCGAGATCGAGCACACGATGGACGATTTCGTCGAGCGCGAGCCGGTGACCATCGTGCTCTCCGAGAAGGGCTGGATCCGCGCCGCCAAGGGCCATCTCGACGACAAGGCGGCCGGCGAACTGAAATACAAGGAAGGTGATGCGGCGCGCTTTGCCGTTCACGCGCAGTCGACCGACAAGATCCTGGTGTTCGCCACCAACGGCCGTTTCTACACGCTCGGCTGTGACCGCCTGCCCAGCGCGCGCGGCCATGGCGAGCCGATCCGGCTGATGATCGAACTGGGCAACGACCAGGACATCATCCAGCTTGAAGTGCTGAAGGGCGGCCGCAAGTTCCTGGTGGCTTCGGATGCCGGGCGCGGCTTCATCGTGCCCGAAGACGAGGTCGTGGCGCAGACCAAGAACGGCAAGGGCGTCCTGAACCTTGCGGACAAGGAGAAGGCGCAGGCTTTCGCCATCGTGCCCGAGGGTGCGAACTCGGTGGCCGTGCTGAGCGAAGGCCGCAAGCTGCTGATCTTCCCGATCGACCAGGTCCCCGAGATGGGCCGTGGCCGCGGCGTGCTGCTGCAGAAGTCGAAGGGCGACCAGCTGTCGGATGCACAGGCCTTCGTGCTCTCCGAGGGGCTGCCGTGGGGCAACCGCACCATCCCGGCAGTCGAGCTGAAGTTCTGGCGGGGCGAGCGCGCGCAGGCGGGGCGCATGCCGGAGAAGGGCTGGCCGCGGGCCAAACGGTTCAAGGACTGA
- the era gene encoding GTPase Era, producing MSTPATRAGFVAVVGAPNAGKSTLVNGLVGSKVSIVSPKVQTTRMRVIGIAMADIPDTGEGASRAQVILVDTPGIFRVAKRRLERAMVAAAWQGADDADLVALVVDAERGIGQETKAIAERLKDSKTPRILVLNKIDLVARETLLSLTAELNAIVPFERTFMVSALKADGVGDLLAAFALAVPAGPFLYPEDQAADLPLRLLAAEVTREQVFLQLHQELPYEAAVETEKWEDRPDGSVRVEQIIYVQREGQRAIFLGKGGARIKQIGARARHELSQMLERQVHLFLHVKVSERWAEDPSHYRTIGLDYQS from the coding sequence ATGAGCACGCCTGCAACGCGGGCCGGGTTTGTCGCCGTCGTCGGCGCGCCGAACGCTGGAAAATCGACGCTGGTGAACGGGCTGGTCGGTTCCAAGGTCAGCATCGTGTCGCCCAAGGTGCAAACGACGCGCATGCGCGTGATCGGCATCGCCATGGCCGACATTCCCGACACGGGAGAGGGCGCATCCCGGGCGCAGGTCATTCTGGTCGACACGCCCGGCATCTTCCGTGTCGCCAAGCGCCGACTGGAGCGCGCCATGGTCGCTGCCGCCTGGCAGGGCGCCGACGATGCCGATCTGGTGGCGCTGGTCGTCGATGCGGAGCGCGGCATCGGGCAGGAGACGAAGGCGATCGCCGAGCGGCTGAAGGACTCGAAGACGCCACGCATCCTGGTCCTGAACAAGATCGATCTGGTGGCCCGCGAGACGCTGCTGTCGCTTACGGCCGAGTTGAACGCGATCGTGCCGTTCGAGCGCACCTTCATGGTGAGCGCGCTCAAGGCCGATGGTGTCGGCGACCTGCTGGCCGCCTTCGCGCTCGCCGTGCCGGCCGGGCCCTTCCTCTACCCGGAGGATCAGGCCGCCGACCTGCCTTTGCGCCTTCTGGCCGCCGAGGTGACGCGCGAGCAGGTGTTCCTGCAGCTTCACCAGGAACTGCCCTACGAGGCGGCGGTCGAAACCGAGAAGTGGGAAGACCGGCCCGACGGCAGCGTGCGGGTTGAACAGATCATCTACGTTCAGCGCGAGGGCCAGCGCGCGATCTTCCTCGGCAAGGGTGGCGCCCGCATCAAGCAGATCGGCGCGCGCGCGCGTCATGAGCTCTCCCAGATGCTGGAGCGCCAGGTTCATCTCTTCCTGCACGTGAAGGTGAGCGAGCGCTGGGCCGAAGACCCGTCGCACTACCGCACGATCGGCCTCGACTATCAGTCCTGA
- a CDS encoding undecaprenyl-diphosphate phosphatase, producing the protein MDLTLIWKALLIGVVEGLTEFLPVSSTGHIILAEEVLHFQGPPGKVFEIVIQLGAILAVCLLYRAKIWTTVEGVLQRDKRAIRFATAIAVAFLPAAIVGVAAHKYIKSVLFSPWVVAIALIVGGIAILLIERFAQRPRIKTLDDVDLKTALYIGLCQCLAMIPGVSRAGATIMGARAFRVDRATAAEFSFFLAMPTMLGATVYDLYKNWSALSWEHAGIIALGFVAAFLSAMLVVRAFVRFISRHGFTVFAWYRIAVGALALTLLLMR; encoded by the coding sequence ATGGACCTGACGCTGATCTGGAAGGCGCTGTTGATCGGCGTTGTCGAAGGTCTCACCGAGTTCCTGCCCGTCTCCTCGACAGGCCATATCATCCTCGCCGAGGAGGTGCTCCACTTCCAGGGGCCGCCCGGCAAGGTCTTCGAAATCGTGATCCAGCTCGGCGCGATCCTTGCGGTCTGCCTGCTCTATCGCGCGAAGATCTGGACCACGGTCGAAGGAGTCCTGCAGCGCGACAAGCGGGCCATTCGCTTCGCCACCGCCATCGCCGTGGCCTTTCTGCCGGCTGCCATCGTTGGCGTGGCGGCGCACAAATACATCAAGTCGGTGTTGTTCAGCCCGTGGGTGGTCGCCATTGCGCTGATCGTCGGCGGTATCGCGATCCTGCTGATCGAGCGCTTTGCGCAGCGACCTCGCATCAAGACGCTGGATGACGTCGACCTCAAGACTGCTTTGTACATCGGCCTCTGCCAGTGCCTTGCGATGATCCCCGGCGTGTCGAGGGCGGGGGCCACCATCATGGGCGCGCGGGCTTTCCGCGTGGATCGTGCGACGGCGGCCGAGTTCTCGTTCTTCCTGGCGATGCCCACGATGCTCGGGGCGACCGTTTACGATCTCTACAAGAACTGGTCGGCGCTGAGCTGGGAGCATGCCGGCATTATTGCGCTCGGCTTCGTTGCTGCATTCCTGTCCGCGATGCTCGTGGTCCGCGCCTTCGTGCGTTTCATCAGCCGCCACGGCTTCACCGTTTTCGCCTGGTACCGCATTGCAGTGGGCGCATTGGCGCTCACCCTATTGCTCATGCGTTGA
- the rnc gene encoding ribonuclease III — translation MEPLLHGNPLSSTDVDLTALSKGVGHLFVRPELAAEALTHRSALDRQPELKAAFPNGNERLEFLGDRVLSLAMADVLLRRFPQEREGELARRHAALVRAETLVEIAAAIGLGSHLRLGDSERAHGNSVKPNILADALEALLGAIFLDAGLPAAAASVEFLWGERLNSQAAAPRDPKTALQEWAQARRLPLPAYREVDREGPPHEPVFVVDVAIKGHDPAQGRGGSKREAERLAAMTLLERLEKA, via the coding sequence TTGGAACCGCTTCTTCATGGCAATCCACTGAGTTCGACCGACGTCGATCTGACGGCGCTGTCGAAGGGTGTGGGCCATTTGTTCGTGCGCCCCGAGTTGGCGGCGGAGGCGCTTACCCATCGCAGCGCCCTCGACCGACAGCCCGAACTGAAGGCGGCGTTCCCGAACGGCAACGAACGGCTGGAATTCCTGGGCGACCGGGTGCTGTCGCTTGCGATGGCCGATGTTCTCTTGCGCCGTTTTCCGCAGGAACGGGAAGGCGAACTGGCCCGCCGCCACGCCGCCCTGGTGCGGGCCGAGACGCTGGTGGAGATCGCCGCGGCGATCGGGCTGGGCAGCCATCTGCGGCTGGGTGATTCCGAGCGCGCCCACGGCAACAGCGTGAAGCCCAACATCCTGGCAGACGCGCTCGAAGCCTTGCTGGGTGCCATCTTCCTCGATGCCGGTCTGCCGGCCGCGGCAGCGAGCGTCGAGTTTCTGTGGGGCGAGCGCCTGAACAGTCAGGCGGCGGCTCCGCGCGACCCGAAGACTGCGCTTCAGGAATGGGCACAGGCCCGCCGCCTGCCATTGCCGGCCTATCGTGAGGTCGACCGGGAAGGCCCGCCGCATGAGCCTGTATTCGTCGTCGACGTGGCCATCAAGGGACACGATCCCGCACAGGGCCGCGGCGGCAGCAAGCGCGAGGCCGAGCGGCTGGCCGCCATGACATTGTTGGAAAGGTTGGAAAAGGCATGA
- a CDS encoding alkaline phosphatase D family protein has product MLGAGAFATLPHRVFAQTGSASRPRLLQGVQTGDVGGDGATLWSRSDRPARMIVEYATTESFAGATRLHGPTAFDETGYTSRLRLTGLPQGQTVFYRIAYENLADNNATSDWVTGRFRTPSAIQSDLSFVWSADTVGQGWGINPEVGGMTIYETMRSLAPDFFVHCGDTIYADDPLSPEKKLPDGRIWKNVITEAKSKVAETLDDFRGNHLYNFLDDNLRRFNAEVPMIALWDDHDVLDNWYWERRLDEDPRYREKSVGVLAQKAERAFREFMPLADGLDGTMRLFRKFSFGPRLDLFRLDMRSFRAPNGPNRQASAGPNTAFLGIEQIIWLKQALKASTATWKIVAADMPLGLVVYDDWRRKSGFEAVANADDGPPLGRELEVADLLSFIKREDIRNVHWITADVHYPATHRYDPARAAFADFTPFYEFVSGPLCAGGFGPNALDGTFGPQVVFQKVPPTGRFDLSPLEGSCHFGHVKIDGRSGVMTVSHRDATGAVIHSLDLAPAQD; this is encoded by the coding sequence ATGCTCGGAGCAGGCGCGTTCGCCACCCTGCCCCATCGTGTCTTTGCCCAGACCGGATCCGCCAGCCGCCCGCGCCTGCTGCAGGGCGTGCAGACTGGCGACGTCGGCGGCGATGGCGCGACCCTGTGGAGCCGGTCCGACCGGCCGGCGCGCATGATCGTCGAGTATGCGACGACAGAGAGCTTTGCCGGTGCGACCCGCCTCCATGGACCGACGGCCTTCGACGAAACCGGCTACACGTCGCGACTGCGCCTGACCGGCCTGCCGCAAGGCCAGACGGTTTTCTATCGCATTGCCTATGAAAACCTCGCCGACAACAATGCGACGAGCGATTGGGTGACGGGGCGATTCCGGACTCCTTCGGCCATCCAGAGCGACCTGAGCTTCGTCTGGTCGGCCGATACGGTCGGCCAGGGTTGGGGCATCAACCCCGAGGTCGGCGGCATGACGATCTACGAGACGATGCGGTCGCTGGCGCCCGACTTCTTCGTGCATTGCGGGGACACGATCTACGCCGACGATCCGCTGTCGCCCGAGAAGAAACTGCCGGATGGCCGCATCTGGAAGAACGTCATCACCGAGGCGAAGTCGAAAGTCGCCGAGACCCTCGACGACTTCCGCGGCAACCACCTCTACAACTTCCTCGACGACAATCTCCGCCGCTTCAACGCCGAGGTCCCGATGATCGCCCTGTGGGACGATCACGACGTGCTCGACAACTGGTACTGGGAGCGCCGGCTCGACGAGGATCCCCGCTACCGGGAAAAGAGCGTGGGCGTGCTGGCGCAGAAGGCCGAGCGCGCCTTTCGCGAGTTCATGCCGCTGGCCGACGGGCTCGACGGGACGATGCGCCTGTTCCGAAAATTCTCGTTCGGTCCCCGCCTCGACCTCTTCCGCCTCGACATGCGGAGCTTTCGCGCGCCGAACGGCCCGAACCGGCAGGCATCCGCCGGCCCGAACACGGCGTTCCTCGGCATCGAGCAGATCATCTGGCTGAAGCAGGCGCTGAAGGCCTCGACCGCAACCTGGAAGATCGTGGCTGCAGACATGCCGCTCGGTCTCGTCGTCTACGACGACTGGCGCCGCAAGTCAGGTTTCGAGGCCGTCGCCAATGCCGACGATGGTCCACCGCTGGGACGCGAACTGGAGGTCGCCGACCTCCTGTCGTTCATCAAGCGCGAAGACATCCGCAACGTGCACTGGATCACGGCCGACGTACATTATCCCGCCACCCATCGTTACGATCCCGCGCGCGCCGCCTTCGCCGACTTTACGCCGTTCTACGAGTTCGTCTCGGGCCCGCTCTGCGCGGGCGGCTTCGGCCCCAACGCGCTCGACGGCACGTTCGGACCGCAGGTGGTCTTCCAGAAGGTCCCGCCGACCGGCCGCTTCGACCTCTCGCCGCTCGAAGGCTCGTGCCATTTCGGGCATGTGAAGATCGACGGCCGCTCAGGCGTGATGACAGTCAGCCACCGCGACGCCACCGGCGCCGTCATCCATTCGCTCGATCTCGCGCCAGCTCAGGACTGA
- a CDS encoding TRAP transporter substrate-binding protein, with the protein MQRRKFLRTAGVGGATVAAAGVLAAPAVAQSMPEVKWRMASSFPKSLDTIYGAGEYFAKRVAALTDNKFQIRVFAAGEIVPGLQVVDAVQNETVECGHTASYYYVGKDPTFAFDTALPFGLNTRQHNAWVYFGGGLELMRDFYKEYKMTSFLMSHTGAQMGGWWRKEIKTVDDLKGVKMRIGGFAGQVMSKLGVVPQQIAGGDIYPALEKGTIDAAEWVGPYDDQKLGFNKVAPYYYYPGWWEGCAALSLYCGDKAFDALPPMYKEAIAAAAADAVSWSVAKYDAQNPRALRELVAAGTKFLPFPQAVMEACYNASNELYAETIAKNPKFKKVFDSWKPFRNEEVLWFRVAENTFDNFMARQSAANKL; encoded by the coding sequence ATGCAACGTCGCAAATTCTTGCGCACGGCCGGTGTCGGCGGCGCAACGGTCGCCGCTGCCGGCGTCCTGGCCGCTCCGGCGGTCGCCCAGTCGATGCCCGAAGTGAAGTGGCGCATGGCCTCGAGCTTCCCCAAGTCGCTCGACACGATCTATGGCGCGGGCGAGTACTTCGCCAAGCGCGTTGCGGCCCTCACCGACAACAAGTTCCAGATTCGTGTCTTCGCCGCCGGTGAAATCGTCCCCGGCCTGCAGGTCGTCGATGCCGTCCAGAACGAGACGGTCGAGTGCGGCCACACTGCCTCCTACTACTATGTCGGCAAGGATCCGACCTTCGCCTTCGACACGGCACTGCCGTTCGGCCTCAATACCCGCCAGCACAATGCGTGGGTCTATTTCGGTGGCGGTCTCGAGCTGATGCGGGACTTCTACAAGGAATACAAGATGACCTCCTTCCTGATGAGCCACACCGGCGCCCAGATGGGCGGCTGGTGGCGCAAGGAGATCAAGACCGTCGACGACCTCAAGGGCGTGAAGATGCGCATCGGCGGTTTTGCCGGGCAGGTCATGTCGAAGCTCGGCGTGGTGCCGCAGCAGATCGCCGGCGGCGACATCTATCCCGCCCTGGAGAAGGGCACGATCGACGCGGCGGAATGGGTCGGTCCGTACGACGACCAGAAGCTCGGTTTCAACAAGGTCGCGCCGTATTATTACTACCCCGGCTGGTGGGAAGGCTGTGCGGCGCTCTCGCTCTACTGCGGCGACAAGGCGTTCGATGCTCTGCCGCCGATGTATAAGGAAGCGATCGCCGCCGCTGCGGCTGACGCGGTGAGCTGGTCGGTCGCCAAGTACGACGCCCAGAACCCGCGCGCGCTGCGCGAGCTGGTGGCGGCCGGCACCAAGTTCCTGCCGTTCCCGCAGGCGGTGATGGAGGCCTGCTACAATGCCTCCAACGAGCTCTACGCCGAGACCATCGCCAAGAACCCGAAGTTCAAGAAGGTCTTCGATTCTTGGAAGCCCTTCCGGAACGAGGAGGTTCTCTGGTTCCGCGTCGCCGAGAACACGTTCGACAACTTCATGGCGCGCCAGTCGGCTGCCAACAAGCTCTGA
- a CDS encoding TRAP transporter substrate-binding protein — MQRRKFIRTAGVGAAGVAAATTIAAPAIAQSMPEVKWRLTSSFPKSLDTLYGGSELFAKIVGEMSDGKFQIRPFAAGEIVPGLQVADAVQNGTVEAGQTAAYYYFGKHPNFVFETGLPFSMNQRQYYAWLEFGGGHELINDFYKEYNFRSFTFGGTGCQMGGWFRKEIKSMDDMKGLKFRVGGFAGLILTRLGVVPQQIAGGDIYPALEKGTIDACEWVGPYDDEKLGFNKVAKYYYYPGWWEGASVGSLYINNDAWAKLPKPYQAMVEAAAGRVTSWMVPKYDAGNPPALRRLVAAGTELRPFPRAVLEPCFLEAYKYYDELSAKDPKFKKIYDNMKAFRADENLWFRVAENTFDNFNFSMSAQGR; from the coding sequence ATGCAGCGTAGAAAATTCATCAGGACCGCAGGCGTAGGTGCCGCGGGTGTTGCGGCGGCGACCACGATCGCCGCGCCGGCCATTGCTCAGAGCATGCCGGAAGTGAAGTGGCGTCTGACGTCGAGCTTCCCCAAGTCGCTCGACACGCTCTACGGCGGCTCGGAACTTTTCGCCAAGATCGTCGGCGAAATGTCGGACGGCAAATTCCAGATCCGTCCCTTCGCCGCGGGCGAAATCGTCCCGGGTCTGCAGGTTGCCGATGCGGTGCAGAACGGAACCGTCGAGGCCGGACAGACCGCGGCCTACTACTATTTCGGCAAGCATCCGAACTTCGTGTTCGAGACCGGCCTGCCGTTCTCGATGAACCAGCGCCAGTATTATGCCTGGCTCGAGTTCGGCGGCGGTCATGAACTGATCAACGACTTCTACAAGGAGTACAACTTCCGCTCCTTCACCTTTGGCGGCACGGGCTGCCAGATGGGCGGCTGGTTCCGCAAGGAAATCAAGTCGATGGACGACATGAAGGGCCTGAAGTTCCGCGTCGGCGGCTTCGCCGGCCTGATCCTCACGCGCCTCGGCGTCGTGCCGCAGCAGATCGCCGGCGGCGACATCTATCCGGCGCTCGAGAAGGGTACGATCGACGCCTGCGAATGGGTCGGCCCGTACGACGATGAGAAGCTCGGGTTCAACAAGGTCGCCAAGTACTATTACTATCCGGGTTGGTGGGAAGGCGCGTCGGTCGGCTCGCTCTACATCAACAACGACGCGTGGGCGAAGCTGCCGAAGCCGTACCAGGCGATGGTCGAGGCCGCGGCTGGCCGCGTCACCTCGTGGATGGTGCCCAAGTACGATGCCGGCAATCCGCCCGCGCTGCGCCGCCTGGTGGCTGCCGGCACGGAGCTTCGGCCGTTCCCGCGCGCCGTGCTCGAGCCGTGCTTCCTCGAGGCCTACAAGTACTACGACGAACTCTCGGCCAAGGATCCGAAGTTCAAGAAGATCTACGACAACATGAAGGCCTTCCGCGCCGACGAGAACCTGTGGTTCCGCGTCGCCGAGAACACCTTCGACAACTTCAACTTCTCGATGTCGGCGCAGGGCCGATAG